From Mycobacterium lacus, one genomic window encodes:
- a CDS encoding FHA domain-containing protein: MDDTTDIATTTPPRLELRAAGRTWHAVPGRAWTIGRSNEVDIHLENPRVSRHHAVLEPTPAGWVLVNHSSNGIFVNGQRVERLTIRQPLTVLLGSASSGEMLQLHPAVRPGVAGPPRANAAEPPRIGETTVARPPTAVHAIDQLVVTIGRAPDNNVVLNDLLVSRRHAVLRRSGNRWELVDNNSANGTYVNGNRINRAVIGPDDIVGIGHQLLHLSGERLVEYVDTGDISYEASNLRVVTNKGRVLLADVSFVLPERSLLAVVGPSGAGKSTLLGALTGFRPAGSGTVRYDDRDLYDNYAELRHRIGFVPQDDILHTPLTVRRALNYAARLRFPQDVSAAERRQRIEEVLAELGLTTQANQRIDSLSGGQRKRTSVALELLTKPSLLFLDEPTSGLDPGYEKSVMQTLRSLADDGRSVVVVTHNIAHLNMCDRLLILAPGGRLAYFGPPQQALSYFNCTDFADLFTLLEQDTSTDWTGRFNTSPLREAFGGPRPAARQARPATPPAAKAVAQQSALAQFAILCRRYLAVIAADRQYSVFLLLLPLLLSVFAQAVPGNAGLSLAKAIETRSTQPSQLLVLLIIGGGLMGCATSIREIVKERAIYQREHGIGLSRGAYLASKLVVLTVITSLQGLLLGFLGDIRWPPPDQSVVLPWPRFEVALAVVAVSVVSMMIGLLISAMIGNADRGMPLLVLVVFAELVLCGGMFGVKGRIPLEQLAWLSPSRWAYAMAASTVDLNDLRRTAGGDQDPLWDYDVSTWLTALGACAVQALVLVILLAIQLSRLDPHRKARK; this comes from the coding sequence AACGAAGTCGACATTCATCTGGAAAATCCGAGGGTATCGCGACACCACGCGGTGCTGGAGCCGACGCCCGCGGGGTGGGTTTTGGTCAACCACAGCAGCAACGGGATCTTCGTGAACGGGCAACGCGTCGAGCGACTGACGATACGTCAGCCCCTCACGGTGCTGCTGGGCTCGGCATCCTCCGGCGAGATGCTGCAGCTACACCCGGCCGTCCGGCCGGGTGTAGCTGGCCCGCCGCGCGCGAATGCCGCCGAGCCGCCACGGATCGGCGAGACGACGGTCGCCCGGCCGCCGACCGCGGTACACGCGATCGACCAGCTGGTCGTCACGATCGGCCGGGCACCCGACAACAACGTCGTCCTCAACGACCTGTTGGTATCCCGACGCCATGCCGTGTTGCGGCGCAGCGGCAACCGGTGGGAGCTCGTCGACAACAACAGCGCCAACGGGACCTACGTCAACGGGAACCGGATCAACCGCGCGGTCATCGGACCCGACGACATCGTCGGCATCGGCCACCAGTTGCTCCACCTGTCCGGCGAGCGGCTCGTGGAATACGTCGACACCGGCGATATCTCCTATGAGGCGTCCAATCTGCGGGTGGTCACCAACAAGGGCCGCGTGTTGTTGGCCGACGTCAGCTTCGTGCTGCCGGAACGCAGCCTATTGGCGGTGGTAGGCCCAAGTGGTGCGGGGAAATCGACGCTGCTGGGCGCGCTCACCGGGTTCCGCCCCGCCGGCAGCGGCACGGTGCGATACGACGACCGCGACCTCTACGACAACTACGCCGAACTGCGGCACCGGATCGGCTTCGTACCTCAGGACGACATCCTGCACACGCCGCTGACGGTGCGCCGGGCGCTGAACTACGCGGCGCGGCTTCGCTTCCCGCAGGATGTGTCCGCGGCCGAACGCAGGCAACGCATCGAGGAGGTCCTCGCCGAGCTCGGGCTCACCACGCAGGCCAATCAACGTATCGACAGTCTGTCGGGTGGTCAGCGCAAACGCACCAGCGTCGCGCTGGAACTGCTGACCAAACCGTCGCTGCTGTTCCTCGACGAACCCACGTCAGGCCTCGACCCGGGCTATGAGAAATCGGTCATGCAGACCTTGCGCTCGCTGGCCGATGATGGCCGTTCGGTGGTGGTGGTCACCCATAACATCGCCCACCTGAACATGTGCGACCGGTTGCTCATCCTTGCCCCCGGAGGTCGCCTGGCCTACTTCGGTCCACCGCAACAGGCGCTGAGCTACTTCAACTGCACCGACTTCGCCGACCTGTTCACTCTTCTCGAACAGGACACGTCCACCGACTGGACCGGGCGGTTCAATACATCGCCGTTGCGCGAGGCGTTCGGCGGCCCGCGGCCGGCGGCGCGCCAGGCACGGCCGGCCACCCCTCCGGCCGCCAAGGCAGTCGCTCAGCAGAGCGCGTTGGCCCAATTCGCCATCCTGTGCCGGCGGTATCTGGCGGTCATCGCCGCCGACCGCCAGTATTCGGTGTTCTTGCTGCTGTTGCCATTGTTGCTGAGCGTGTTCGCGCAGGCCGTCCCCGGCAACGCCGGCTTGTCGCTGGCGAAGGCGATCGAAACGAGGTCGACTCAACCCTCGCAGTTGCTGGTGCTGCTGATCATTGGCGGCGGGCTCATGGGCTGCGCAACTTCCATCCGCGAAATCGTCAAGGAACGCGCGATATACCAACGCGAACACGGCATCGGTTTGTCGCGCGGCGCCTACCTGGCCTCGAAGTTGGTGGTCCTCACGGTAATAACCAGCCTGCAGGGGCTTCTCCTGGGTTTCCTCGGTGACATCCGTTGGCCCCCTCCCGATCAGTCCGTCGTCTTGCCATGGCCCAGGTTCGAAGTGGCGCTGGCGGTTGTCGCCGTCAGCGTGGTCTCGATGATGATCGGCCTGCTGATCTCGGCCATGATCGGCAACGCCGATCGCGGCATGCCGCTGCTGGTCCTCGTGGTCTTTGCCGAACTCGTGCTGTGTGGCGGGATGTTCGGCGTGAAGGGCCGCATCCCACTGGAGCAGCTGGCGTGGTTGTCGCCGTCACGGTGGGCCTACGCGATGGCCGCTTCGACCGTCGATCTCAACGACCTGCGCCGGACGGCGGGCGGGGACCAAGATCCGCTCTGGGACTACGACGTGAGTACCTGGCTGACGGCCCTGGGCGCATGCGCGGTGCAGGCGCTCGTGCTGGTGATCCTGCTCGCAATACAACTCAGCCGGCTGGACCCCCACCGCAAGGCCCGCAAGTAG